The Fastidiosipila sp. nucleotide sequence CTTACGGCTATCCCCAATACCCACCGGGGAAGAAGAAAAAAACCGGCCTGATCATTGGCATTATCACAGCTGCCCTTCTCATCGCCGCTCTTGCTCTTACCCTTATCCTTCTCCTTGGAAAAGGCAAAGACAAAAGTAGAAACAGAAAAGAAGGAAGCAGTCAAATTCAGAGCACTACCGGCACGACCGTCCTCCACAGAGGAGATCGACAGGATACCAACATTTCCGGGAATTGGGTTGTCGTTGACAGAGAAGGCCAGTCAGATTACGACCCGGGCATGGTATTGATCTTCAAGGCAGACGGCACATTGAAGTTAGAGGCCTCAAAAGACGCCCCGGATTATGTCAAAAAAATAATCGAATTCGAAAGCGTAGC carries:
- a CDS encoding zinc ribbon domain-containing protein codes for the protein MFCSHCGNPNPENAAYCTKCGSPLKGQQKGEAAQVPDQASLEAQVQAFPPPDQSTAYPTQVPYPQPYPAYGYPQYPPGKKKKTGLIIGIITAALLIAALALTLILLLGKGKDKSRNRKEGSSQIQSTTGTTVLHRGDRQDTNISGNWVVVDREGQSDYDPGMVLIFKADGTLKLEASKDAPDYVKKIIEFESVAKMKYKVNEGQLTISKDFMGLMEESVMRYV